Sequence from the Salinicoccus sp. Bachu38 genome:
TTTCAAGTTCGAACTCCCGTCTGATCTTGAGCAGCAGCCCCCATAGGGAAATGTGGTCCGGCACTTTTGAAATGTCGCCGACAGCCCCCAGAAAGACGCTGTCCGACTGGCCGAGCCGATCCAGTCCGTCTTCAGCCATCATGGCCCCATGCTTGAAATAGTAGTCACATCCATAGTCGAAATGCTCATATTCGAATGCCAGTCCCCCATGCAGTTCTGCAATGGTGTCCAAAACCTTCAGGGAGTGCGGGACGACTTCTGTTCCGATGCCGTCACCCGGCACTACGGCAAGTTTTATCTTTTTCATAATTCCCTCCTGTTTGTCTATGTTGGATTATGGCCAGAAACCGATCCATCTCCAATAAGTATACGCGATGACGATCATGATTGCGATGCTCGCAAGCGTCAGCCACAGGCCCGGCCATAGAAAATCCTTCTGGCTGACCCTGCCTGTACTGTGTACCACGACATTCGGCATGGTTTCCACTATCAGAAGAAATCCGAGCAGCATTGATATGGCTGAAGCGAAGACGATGACCACCGGATCCACACCGGACTGTACGGACAGGCTGATCAGCACAGGCATGAGGGTGATGACCGCCGTGGATACATTCGTGACTCCCAGATGATAGATCTGGGACACGATGATGGTGATGGGGATGGCGAGCCAGGGATTGCTGAAGATGTCCAGCACAATCTGCGGAGATACCAGTACTTCCAAAAGGTCGATCGCCCCGGATTCTATCAATGAATAGCCCAAAGAGAGCGTCGCCCCGATCAGCAGCACCATGCCGAAGTTGATGTCCAGCATCTTCTTCCAGGCCGCAAAACCTGTCACCGGTATAGCCATCAATATGACAGCAAGCAATGCACCGAATGTCGGATGATATCCGTGCCAGGACTCGGTAAACCAGATCAGTATGGTAACCACCAGTATCCCGATGCATTTCTTTTCATCAATCGACAGACTGCCCAGCGAATCATATTTGCTCTTCATTTCAATCTGCAGCTTTTCGAATGAGTATGATTCCGGCGGATAGCATTTCCATACGATGTACATCGTCGCCAGGACAAGAAGGATCCACATTGGTGCAGCATATATGAACCATTGAAGATAGGATATCGACACGCCTTCATACAACCTCAGGATTTCAACTGCCAGAATGTTCCCTATTGCCGCTGTAAGCACCACCGCTCCGCTCACATTTCCTCCGAAAGCGGCGCCGATATACATCAGCTTATTGAAGTTGGATCTTTCATCCATGCCAGTCTCCTCTATGATATTGCTCAATATCGGAAGCATCAGGGAGGCCCGGACAGCAGTTGCAGGAATGAAGAAGGCCTGCACCTGCATCAGGATGAAAAACCCGATATAGATTCCCTTGGCCGACTTCCCCATGAGTGAGAGCAGAAAATAGGTCATCCGCTTGACGAGCAGCGTCTGGTTCACCCCCACTGCCATCATCATGCCGCCGATGATGAGAAAGACGGCCGGAGACGCGAATCCGCTCAGGATTACATCCATCTCGACCGGTTTCATCACGATGAGCAGGACGATGATGATGATTGAAGTCAACTCGATCGGGATGGGCGCAAAAGCCCAAAGAACAAGACCGAACACCATGATGGCAATCGTACTCCTGGCGGGCCAGGGAACTGTTTCAGGCAAAAATGCGAGAACCGCCAGGAAGAGCAGTATGGCCGAAGCGAAAACGGCAGCCTGACCCCATCTTATACCGTTGGTATGCTTATATTTTTCCGCCATCTCATCGATCCTCCATAAGACATTTTACGATATAAAGAAATGCAGCATGGTATGCTGCATTTCCGGCCATTCTATGTCATATTCATCTGCTTGCCGCTTCTAGTGGTGTTACGGGACTTTTTTTCCCGTGTTTTCGGTTTGCCCTTATTGATGTATTTCTGCATCAGTATCGCAACGGCGATCAGACCGACCGCCACAATATCGGTATACAGGCTGGACAGCATCAGCAGTACCGCAATGACGAGCAGGACGCCACGGACATACCACGGCGACAGTTTCCTGAAGAACCACCCTTGAACGGCCGCCGACAGGAAGTAGACGCCCACCAGTGCTGTAATTGTTGCGATCACAATGCTCAGGGTGCTGTCGCTCAGCAGCAGCAGCTCCGGACTGTAGAACATCATGAAAGGTACGATGAATGCCGCAAGTCCGATTTTGAAGGCTTCACCTGCCGTCTTCATCGGGTTGGTCCCTGTAATGCCTGCAGCCGCAAATGCTGCAAGGGCCACCGGAGGTGTGATTGCAGAGATGACCGCGTAATAGAAGACGAACATATGCGCCAGGATCGGTTCCATGCCCATCCTTACAAGACCTGGTGCCACTACCGATGCTGCAACGGCATAC
This genomic interval carries:
- a CDS encoding SLC13 family permease codes for the protein MAEKYKHTNGIRWGQAAVFASAILLFLAVLAFLPETVPWPARSTIAIMVFGLVLWAFAPIPIELTSIIIIVLLIVMKPVEMDVILSGFASPAVFLIIGGMMMAVGVNQTLLVKRMTYFLLSLMGKSAKGIYIGFFILMQVQAFFIPATAVRASLMLPILSNIIEETGMDERSNFNKLMYIGAAFGGNVSGAVVLTAAIGNILAVEILRLYEGVSISYLQWFIYAAPMWILLVLATMYIVWKCYPPESYSFEKLQIEMKSKYDSLGSLSIDEKKCIGILVVTILIWFTESWHGYHPTFGALLAVILMAIPVTGFAAWKKMLDINFGMVLLIGATLSLGYSLIESGAIDLLEVLVSPQIVLDIFSNPWLAIPITIIVSQIYHLGVTNVSTAVITLMPVLISLSVQSGVDPVVIVFASAISMLLGFLLIVETMPNVVVHSTGRVSQKDFLWPGLWLTLASIAIMIVIAYTYWRWIGFWP